From Actinomyces sp. oral taxon 171 str. F0337, one genomic window encodes:
- a CDS encoding GNAT family N-acetyltransferase — protein MSTRPAVRRLVGEDLASEQMLVLMREAAGLPDAELRRILTEELAVVEVVGTGPQGAPTSVAAYVSRPDGVVLEYIAVAPGLRGDGIGRALVDALVSVSGQVVAETDDDAVGFYRALDFDIGPAPSDPRWPGRRRYRCVRRR, from the coding sequence ATGTCGACGAGACCGGCGGTCAGACGGCTGGTGGGGGAAGACCTGGCCAGTGAGCAGATGCTGGTCCTTATGCGCGAGGCCGCGGGACTGCCCGACGCCGAGCTACGTAGGATCCTCACCGAGGAGCTGGCTGTCGTGGAGGTTGTGGGCACGGGTCCGCAGGGTGCGCCCACCTCTGTGGCCGCCTACGTGTCTCGACCCGATGGCGTCGTGCTGGAGTACATTGCCGTGGCTCCGGGGCTACGTGGCGACGGAATCGGGCGGGCGCTCGTTGATGCTCTTGTCAGTGTGTCTGGGCAGGTTGTCGCCGAGACCGACGATGACGCCGTCGGCTTCTATCGGGCGCTCGATTTCGACATCGGCCCTGCGCCATCGGACCCGCGCTGGCCGGGGCGCCGCCGCTACCGCTGTGTGCGGCGGCGCTGA
- a CDS encoding helix-turn-helix domain-containing protein has translation MGRFRTDDAPALIRAARLDAGLSRVHLAQRAGLSESVLTQVESGARAVSDELLEAVPL, from the coding sequence ATGGGTCGCTTCCGTACTGATGACGCACCGGCACTCATTCGTGCTGCGCGTCTGGATGCAGGGCTCTCACGGGTTCACTTGGCCCAGCGTGCAGGCTTGAGCGAGTCGGTCTTGACGCAGGTGGAGTCCGGGGCGCGTGCGGTGTCCGACGAGCTGCTCGAGGCGGTGCCACTGTGA
- a CDS encoding siderophore-interacting protein: MARGGRGFQGTVLKALRVPEHKLTVTGVRELAPYTELTVHCPSLLGADTAILPPTTWVRMWIQQGGRQHQRAYTLTRINRAHATAIILVLHHEPSGPASRWAKRVKPGATVSVQLMGGTSYRLPSPGDRMLLVGDRASAPALADAVAASPASNRATVVMLAPEDGFLPLAARDHRLIRVDPEVSEEKLLAAVDRTLWADTGDLALEWVWIALESSATKAVRRHLIASGMSRRSIQHQAYWIRGRAMGVASEN, translated from the coding sequence ATGGCACGTGGCGGGAGGGGATTCCAAGGCACAGTGCTCAAGGCACTGCGCGTGCCGGAGCACAAGCTCACGGTCACCGGGGTGCGCGAGCTGGCGCCCTACACGGAGCTGACCGTCCACTGCCCGAGCCTGCTGGGCGCCGACACCGCCATCCTGCCACCCACCACCTGGGTGCGGATGTGGATCCAGCAGGGGGGCCGCCAGCACCAGCGCGCCTACACCCTTACCCGCATCAACCGCGCGCACGCCACCGCCATCATCCTGGTCCTGCACCATGAGCCCAGCGGCCCCGCGTCACGGTGGGCGAAGCGGGTCAAGCCGGGAGCCACCGTGTCCGTCCAGCTCATGGGCGGCACCAGCTACCGTCTGCCGTCTCCCGGCGACCGGATGCTGCTGGTGGGCGACAGGGCCTCCGCGCCCGCACTCGCCGACGCCGTCGCCGCCTCCCCGGCGAGCAACCGGGCCACCGTCGTCATGCTGGCGCCCGAGGACGGCTTCCTGCCCCTGGCCGCGCGCGACCATCGGCTCATCCGTGTGGACCCCGAGGTCTCCGAGGAGAAGCTGCTGGCCGCCGTCGACCGCACCTTGTGGGCGGACACCGGGGACCTGGCACTGGAGTGGGTCTGGATCGCGCTGGAGAGCAGCGCCACCAAGGCGGTGCGGCGCCACCTGATCGCCTCCGGCATGAGCCGGCGCAGCATCCAGCACCAGGCCTACTGGATCCGCGGCCGAGCCATGGGCGTGGCCTCCGAAAACTAA
- a CDS encoding aminopeptidase C — protein sequence MTIDTSWVAQRNAAFLADPAARLAGNAVATTDVEQVSLDRAVVTSIDTSVSDLVPDASITDQKQSGRCWAFAGLNVLRASMIKDLELDSLELSQSFPFFYDKLEKANAFLTRVIAEADRPLDDREVVASLYSPIPDGGWWPEFARLVAKYGLVPAYAMPDTVSAGDSEAMNEHLATLLRRTALRLRAAVADGVDPEPLRVAALEQVHRMLCIHLGPPPEEFVWQYRDKNKEFHRVGTLTPRQFAQRYVTGVEEFVVLAHDPRPEIAVNTRYGMGRSDVMVGEPVQDHVTAELEVLKAAAIAAIQDGEPVWFACDVARQRDKKAGIWDAALHDYKGLYGVELSMTKAERLVARESALTHAMCLTGVDLVDGVPRRWRVENSWGDKLGDKGFHTMSDSWFDEYVFEVVVRASRLPEEVRAALETEPVILPSWDPMA from the coding sequence ATGACGATCGACACCTCCTGGGTCGCCCAGCGCAATGCCGCCTTCCTCGCCGACCCCGCCGCCCGCCTGGCCGGGAACGCCGTCGCCACCACGGACGTGGAGCAGGTCTCCCTGGATCGGGCCGTGGTGACCTCCATCGACACATCCGTGTCCGACCTCGTCCCGGACGCCTCGATCACCGATCAGAAGCAGTCAGGGCGCTGCTGGGCCTTCGCCGGCCTCAACGTGCTGCGCGCCTCCATGATCAAGGACCTCGAGCTCGACTCCCTGGAGCTGAGCCAGTCCTTCCCCTTCTTCTACGACAAGCTGGAGAAGGCCAACGCCTTTCTCACCCGCGTCATCGCCGAGGCGGACCGCCCCCTGGATGACCGAGAGGTCGTTGCCTCCCTGTACTCCCCCATCCCCGACGGCGGCTGGTGGCCGGAGTTCGCGCGCCTGGTGGCCAAGTACGGGCTCGTGCCGGCCTACGCCATGCCGGACACGGTCTCGGCCGGTGACTCCGAGGCGATGAACGAGCACCTGGCCACGCTGCTGCGGCGCACGGCCCTGCGGCTGCGGGCCGCGGTGGCCGACGGCGTCGACCCCGAGCCGCTGCGAGTAGCGGCCCTGGAGCAGGTTCACCGGATGCTGTGCATCCACCTGGGGCCCCCGCCCGAGGAGTTCGTGTGGCAGTACCGCGATAAGAACAAGGAGTTTCACCGGGTCGGGACGCTCACTCCGCGACAGTTCGCGCAGCGCTACGTCACCGGGGTGGAGGAGTTCGTGGTCCTGGCCCACGACCCGCGCCCCGAGATCGCGGTCAACACGCGCTACGGCATGGGGCGCAGCGACGTCATGGTGGGCGAACCGGTCCAGGACCACGTCACCGCCGAGCTCGAGGTGCTCAAGGCCGCCGCGATCGCCGCGATCCAGGACGGCGAGCCGGTGTGGTTCGCCTGCGACGTCGCCAGGCAGCGGGACAAGAAGGCCGGGATCTGGGACGCCGCCCTGCACGACTACAAGGGCCTGTACGGGGTGGAGCTGTCGATGACGAAGGCCGAGCGGCTGGTGGCGCGCGAGTCGGCGCTCACGCACGCCATGTGCCTGACCGGTGTCGACCTGGTCGACGGCGTCCCACGGCGCTGGCGGGTGGAGAACTCCTGGGGTGACAAGCTCGGGGACAAGGGCTTTCACACGATGAGCGACTCCTGGTTCGACGAGTACGTCTTCGAGGTCGTCGTGCGCGCGAGCCGCCTGCCGGAAGAGGTCCGCGCCGCCCTGGAGACCGAGCCCGTCATACTGCCCAGCTGGGACCCGATGGCCTGA
- a CDS encoding class I SAM-dependent methyltransferase, with translation MTQPRQQHSDPQPDAAHSASRWEERYASVEQLWSGRPNDWLPELATDWSPGTALEIGCGEGADVLWLAERGWRVIGLDLSATAIGRLTRQAERLGISSRVTGRVHDAGDGLPAGPFDLVTSFYVHGGTEPGSLDLVALLSDAAARVAPGGHLLAAVHAVNPPWHTHHARTYTAAELLEGLAEATAGWEVVVGEERQRRATGPDGQEGRRADAVVCLRRPPASV, from the coding sequence ATGACGCAGCCCCGCCAGCAGCACTCTGATCCGCAGCCCGACGCAGCTCACTCCGCCTCCCGCTGGGAGGAGCGCTACGCCTCGGTCGAGCAGCTCTGGTCGGGCCGCCCCAATGACTGGCTGCCGGAGCTCGCCACCGACTGGAGCCCCGGGACCGCCCTGGAGATCGGCTGCGGCGAGGGCGCCGACGTCCTGTGGCTGGCCGAGCGCGGCTGGCGGGTGATCGGGCTGGACCTGTCCGCCACCGCCATCGGACGCCTGACCCGGCAGGCCGAGCGGCTCGGGATCTCCTCGCGCGTGACCGGCCGCGTGCACGACGCCGGAGACGGCCTGCCGGCCGGCCCCTTCGACCTGGTGACGAGCTTCTACGTCCACGGCGGGACCGAGCCGGGCTCCCTGGACCTCGTGGCCCTCCTGTCCGACGCCGCTGCCCGCGTCGCCCCCGGCGGGCACCTGCTCGCGGCGGTGCACGCCGTCAACCCGCCCTGGCACACCCACCATGCCCGGACCTACACGGCCGCCGAGCTCCTCGAGGGCCTGGCCGAGGCGACCGCCGGCTGGGAGGTCGTCGTCGGCGAGGAGCGCCAGAGGCGGGCGACGGGGCCCGACGGCCAGGAGGGGCGGCGGGCCGACGCCGTCGTGTGTCTGCGCAGGCCACCGGCCTCGGTTTGA